The following proteins are co-located in the Megalobrama amblycephala isolate DHTTF-2021 linkage group LG12, ASM1881202v1, whole genome shotgun sequence genome:
- the derl3 gene encoding derlin-3, with the protein MANSVTQEYMQIPAVTRAYTTACVLTTAAVQLEFITPFQLYFNPDLILKKYQIWRLITNFLFFGPLGFSFLFNMIFLYRYCRMLEEGSFRGRTADFVYMFLFGGVLMTLFGLFANLFFLGQAFTIMLVYVWSRRNPYIRMNFFGLLNFQAPFLPWVLMGFSLLLGNSIVIDLLGIGVGHIYYFLEDVFPNQPGGRKLLATPGIFRVLFDTPQEDPNYAPLPEDQSEISRNGQGAEDTGQGQNEEDPEREDD; encoded by the exons ATGGCAAACAGCGTCACTCAAGAGTACATGCAGATCCCGGCCGTGACGCGAGCATATACCACTGCATGCGTCCTGACAACTGCAGCTGTG CAACTGGAGTTCATCACACCATTTCAACTCTATTTTAACCCTGACCTGATATTAAAGAAATACCAG ATATGGCGACTGATCACAAACTTCTTGTTTTTTGGACCTCTTGGATTCAGTTTCTTGTTCAACATGATTTTTCT ATATCGTTACTGCCGAATGCTGGAAGAAGGCTCCTTCCGTGGACGAACGGCAGACTTTGTCTACATGTTCCTGTTCGGTGGTGTTCTTATGACC CTCTTTGGCCTTTTTGCTAACCTGTTCTTTTTAGGACAGGCTTTCACTATCATGCTGGTTTATGTCTGGAGTAGAAGAAACCCTTACATCCGCATGAACTTCTTTGGCCTTCTCAACTTCCAGGCCCCATTCCTTCCTTGGGTGCTCATGGGATTCTCATTGTTATTGGGCAACTCCATTGTTATTGATCTCCTGG gGATTGGTGTAGGACACATCTACTATTTCCTGGAGGATGTATTTCCTAACCAGCCTGGAGGCAGAAAGCTTCTTGCCACTCCTGGAATTTT TCGAGTTCTGTTTGACACACCTCAAGAAGATCCGAATTACGCCCCCCTTCCAGAAGATCAGAGTGAGATATCCCGGAATGGACAAGGTGCAGAAGATACTGGCCAAGGTCAAAATGAGGAGGATCCAGAAAGAGAAGACGACTGA
- the ralgds gene encoding ral guanine nucleotide dissociation stimulator isoform X3 — protein MRADKGEQHSPNMKQAPGQQPALSPSGKMEPKSLFSLQKALAQPVKMCMFDFPVSILDDLSSVQEIGEEVEDGAIYTITLRKVQLHQTASKGQRWLGVETDSALSLYETCKGRTIKAGTLEKLVEYMVSAFKGKDYTYVTIFLCTYRAFATTKQVLDLLLNRYAKLHDQPVSGKPKLSSEDHTELKNTVSSILGAWLDQYSEDFWNPPDHGCLQSLISYLQLNFSGSDLERRAHNLLEHFQHRQQSEVELEGDLCTCPFATPEESSLEDEFSPSHFMSFSPALVAEQLTVMDAELFKRVVPYHCLGGIWSQRDKKGKEHLAPTIRATVAQFNSVTNCVIATCLDNRSLRPFQRAKRIEHWIEVARKCRILKSFSSLKAILSALQSNAIHRLRRTWDDVSRESYRTFQELSEIFSDDNNYSLSRELLIKEGTSKSAIVEINHKGTQRRHQQQRDMGVVQGTIPYLGTFLTDLVMLDTAMKDQLEVGLINFEKRRKEFEVIAQIKLLQLTCNYYNFTRNQRFTDWFKRVEKLTETESYSMSCDIEPPSESVCKKNGGIIKRMSEESGYSSAGTSHSKSFEQPRLSQFKDSFKDGADSLSLTSVGSSGSDAEETSLSLLNSPESGNQRASTPTVKHSTSTSDTGELTSDSSSKLWESSTPSSLEASVSGLALESGCSSSTSSSSSSSSSSVSSSSGQAFHFHKRSVSGVSDYSSLSLPLYNQQVNDCCIIRVSLDTDNGNMYKSILVTSQDKTPGVIRKAMAKHNLDNDKSEDYELLQRVSKHKELRIPDNGNVFYAMNSTANYDFLLRKRGAPKTCRSKSSPSLTLPRMKQKGFKIPKGFF, from the exons AGCTCAGTTCAGGAGATCGGAGAAGAGGTAGAGGACGGAGCCATCTATACCATCACGCTCCGAAAGGTTCAGCTCCACCAGACGGCCAGTAAGGGGCAGCGATGGCTGGGCGTGGAGACAGACTCCGCCCTCAGTTTGTACGAGACCTGCAAGGGTCGGACCATTAAGGCTGGCACGCTGGAGAAACTGGTGGAGTACATGGTTTCGGCTTTCAAAGGGAAGGACTATACATATGTCACTATTTTCCTCTGCACTTACCGAGCTTTCGCCACCACCAAACAAGTGCTGGACCTGCTGCTTAACAG GTATGCCAAACTGCACGATCAGCCAGTCTCAGGCAAGCCAAAACTCTCCTCAGAGGACCACACGGAACTTAAAAA TACTGTCTCATCTATCCTGGGTGCATGGCTGGATCAGTATTCTGAGGATTTCTGGAACCCTCCAGACCACGGATGCCTGCAGAGCCTCATATCCTACTTGCAACTTAACTTCTCTGGATCAGACTTGGAGAGACGAGCCCATAACCTGCTGGAACACTTCCAGCATCGGCAGCAGTCAGAGGTTGAGCTTGAAG GTGATCTATGTACCTGCCCCTTTGCCACACCAGAGGAGAGCAGCTTGGAGGATGAATTCTCACCCTCACACTTCATGTCCTTCAGTCCTGCCCTAGTCGCTGAGCAGTTAACAGTCATGGATGCG GAGCTGTTTAAGAGGGTTGTTCCCTACCATTGTTTGGGCGGCATATGGTCCCAGCGGGATAAGAAGGGCAAAGAGCACCTGGCACCCACCATCCGTGCCACTGTTGCTCAGTTCAACAGCGTGACCAACTGTGTGATTGCAACCTGCTTGGATAACAGGTCTCTCAGACCCTTTCAAAGAGCGAAGCGCATTGAACACTGGATAGAAGTGGCTAGG AAATGTCGTATCCTGAAGAGCTTCTCCTCTCTAAAAGCCATCCTGTCCGCCTTGCAGAGTAATGCCATCCACAGACTGAGGAGGACCTGGGATGATGTGTCCCG GGAAAGCTATCGCACTTTCCAAGAGCTGTCTGAAATCTTCTCAGATGACAATAATTACTCCCTCAGCAGAGAGCTTCTCATTAAG GAAGGCACCTCCAAATCTGCCATCGTCGAGATTAACCACAAAGGAACCCAGAGAAGACACCAGCAACAAAGAGACATG GGTGTCGTGCAAGGAACTATTCCATATCTTGGCACTTTTCTGACCGACCTAGTTATGTTGGATACTGCAATGAAAGACCAACTTGAG gttgGGCTGATCAACTTTGAGAAGAGAAGAAAG gAATTTGAAGTGATCGCTCAGATCAAGTTGTTGCAGCTGACCTGCAATTATTACAACTTCACCAGAAACCAGCGCTTTACTGACTGGTTCAAGAGAGTGGAGAAACTTACAGAGACTGAGAG CTACTCTATGTCCTGTGATATCGAGCCGCCTTCTGAGTCAGTGTGCAAGAAGAACGGGGGCATCATTAAACGCATGAGCGAGGAGTCGGGTTACAGCAGCGCAGGGACGTCCCACTCAAAGTCCTTTGAGCAACCACGATTAAGCCAGTTCAAAGACAGCTTCAAAGATGGAGCAGATTCCCTCAGCCTCACCTCAGTGGGATCCAGCGGCTCAGACGCAGAGGAGACGAGTCTCAGTCTGCTGAACTCCCCAGAATCAGGGAATCAGAGA GCATCCACACCAACTGTGAAACATTCTACATCAACTTCAGATACAGGGGAGCTTACGTCTGATTCCTCTTCCAAG CTCTGGGAGTCGTCCACCCCTTCATCTTTGGAGGCTTCTGTATCAGGCTTGGCTTTGGAGTCTGGCTGCAGCAGCTCCACCTCatcttcttcttcctcttcctcatcctcAGTGTCCTCCTCCTCTGGGCAGGCCTTCCACTTCCACAAACGGTCGGTCTCTGGTGTCTCTGACTACTCGTCTCTCTCCCTGCCGCTGTACAACCAGCAGGTGAACGACTGCTGCATCATCAGAGTCAGCCTTGACACGGACAACGGCAACATGTACAAGAGTATCCTG GTCACTAGCCAGGACAAAACCCCTGGTGTCATTAGGAAAGCCATGGCCAAGCACAACCTGGACAATGACAAGTCAGAAGACTATGAACTATTACAGAGGGTCTCAAAACATAAAG AACTCAGAATCCCAGATAATGGAAACGTTTTCTACGCCATGAACTCAACTGCCAACTACGACTTCTTGCTGAGGAAGCGCGGTGCCCCCAAAACCTGCCGCTCGAAGAGCTCCCCGAGCCTGACTCTACCACGCATGAAGCAGAAGGGGTTCAAAATACCCAAGGGCTTCTTCTGA
- the smarcb1a gene encoding SWI/SNF-related matrix-associated actin-dependent regulator of chromatin subfamily B member 1-A isoform X2, translating to MFSGTSRANVLWFNMALSKTYGQKPIKFQLEEDGEFYMIGSEVGNYLRMFRGSLYKRYPSLSRRLATVEERKKIVASSHATSVTLLKASEVEEIFEGHDEKYKAVSISTEPPAYLREQKAKRNSQWVPTLPNSSHHLDAVPCSTTINRNRLGRDKKRTFPLCFDDHDPAVIHENATQPEILVPIRLDMEIDGQKLRDAFTWNMNEKLMTPEMFAEILCDDLDLSPLTFVPAIASAIRQQIESYPTDSILDEQMDQRVIIKLNIHVGNISLVDQFEWDMSEKENSPEKFALKLCSELGLGGEFVTTIAYSIRGQLSWHQRTYAFSENPLPTVEIAIRNTGDADQWCPLLETLTDAEMEKKIRDQDRNTRRMRRLANTAPAW from the exons ATGTTTAGCGGAACGAGTCGCGCTAATGTTCTATGGTTCAACATGGCTCTAAGCAAAACATACGGACAAAAACCTATTAAATTCCAACTGGAAGAGGATGGAGAATTTTACATGATTGGATCAGAG GTGGGAAATTACCTGCGTATGTTCAGAGGGTCTTTATATAAGCGCTACCCGTCACTCTCAAGAAGACTAGCGACAGTAGAGGAGAGAAAGAAGATAGTAGCATCATCTCACG CCACCAGTGTGACGCTGCTGAAGGCCTCAGAAGTAGAAGAGATATTTGAGGGACATGACGAGAAGTACAAGGCTGTGTCAATCAGCACTGAACCTCCAGCCTATCTCAG GGAGCAGAAAGCCAAGAGAAACAGTCAGTGGGTTCCCACTCTTCCCAACAGTTCCCATCACTTAGATGCTGTGCCTTGCTCCACTACGATTAACCGCAACCGACTGGGCCGTGACAAAAAGAGGACATTCCCTCTCTG CTTTGATGATCACGACCCTGCTGTCATTCATGAGAATGCCACCCAGCCTGAGATCCTGGTGCCCATCCGACTGGACATGGAAATTGACGGGCAGAAACTGCGTGATGCTTTCACATGGAACATGAATG AAAAGCTAATGACTCCAGAGATGTTTGCTGAAATCCTTTGTGACGATCTGGACCTGAGCCCACTGACCTTTGTTCCAGCCATTGCCTCGGCCATCAGACAGCAGATAGAGTCCTACCCCACAGACAGCATACTGGATGAGCAGATGGACCAGAGAGTCATCATCAAG TTAAACATCCATGTTGGGAACATATCTCTGGTGGACCAGTTTGAATGGGACATGTCTGAGAAGGAGAACTCTCCTGAGAAGTTTGCTCTGAAGCTGTGCTCTGAACTGGGCCTGGGCGGAGAGTTTGTCACCACTATTGCATACAGCATACGTGGCCAGCTCAGCTGGCATCAGAGGACCTACGCTTTCAG TGAGAACCCTCTCCCCACGGTGGAGATTGCCATCCGAAACACAGGCGATGCTGACCAGTGGTGTCCACTGCTGGAGACGCTGACAGATGCTGAGATGGAGAAAAAGATCAGAGACCAGGACAGAAACACAAG GCGAATGAGACGACTCGCAAACACAGCCCCAGCATGGTGA
- the ralgds gene encoding ral guanine nucleotide dissociation stimulator isoform X1, translating to MGKEKFALCICHKIDRSCILCFKDSIEKVMCWKDRIDQLVQLIRWCGFGCMYVNDDLFCDLECLEERKQSSVQEIGEEVEDGAIYTITLRKVQLHQTASKGQRWLGVETDSALSLYETCKGRTIKAGTLEKLVEYMVSAFKGKDYTYVTIFLCTYRAFATTKQVLDLLLNRYAKLHDQPVSGKPKLSSEDHTELKNTVSSILGAWLDQYSEDFWNPPDHGCLQSLISYLQLNFSGSDLERRAHNLLEHFQHRQQSEVELEGDLCTCPFATPEESSLEDEFSPSHFMSFSPALVAEQLTVMDAELFKRVVPYHCLGGIWSQRDKKGKEHLAPTIRATVAQFNSVTNCVIATCLDNRSLRPFQRAKRIEHWIEVARKCRILKSFSSLKAILSALQSNAIHRLRRTWDDVSRESYRTFQELSEIFSDDNNYSLSRELLIKEGTSKSAIVEINHKGTQRRHQQQRDMGVVQGTIPYLGTFLTDLVMLDTAMKDQLEVGLINFEKRRKEFEVIAQIKLLQLTCNYYNFTRNQRFTDWFKRVEKLTETESYSMSCDIEPPSESVCKKNGGIIKRMSEESGYSSAGTSHSKSFEQPRLSQFKDSFKDGADSLSLTSVGSSGSDAEETSLSLLNSPESGNQRASTPTVKHSTSTSDTGELTSDSSSKLWESSTPSSLEASVSGLALESGCSSSTSSSSSSSSSSVSSSSGQAFHFHKRSVSGVSDYSSLSLPLYNQQVNDCCIIRVSLDTDNGNMYKSILVTSQDKTPGVIRKAMAKHNLDNDKSEDYELLQRVSKHKELRIPDNGNVFYAMNSTANYDFLLRKRGAPKTCRSKSSPSLTLPRMKQKGFKIPKGFF from the exons AGCTCAGTTCAGGAGATCGGAGAAGAGGTAGAGGACGGAGCCATCTATACCATCACGCTCCGAAAGGTTCAGCTCCACCAGACGGCCAGTAAGGGGCAGCGATGGCTGGGCGTGGAGACAGACTCCGCCCTCAGTTTGTACGAGACCTGCAAGGGTCGGACCATTAAGGCTGGCACGCTGGAGAAACTGGTGGAGTACATGGTTTCGGCTTTCAAAGGGAAGGACTATACATATGTCACTATTTTCCTCTGCACTTACCGAGCTTTCGCCACCACCAAACAAGTGCTGGACCTGCTGCTTAACAG GTATGCCAAACTGCACGATCAGCCAGTCTCAGGCAAGCCAAAACTCTCCTCAGAGGACCACACGGAACTTAAAAA TACTGTCTCATCTATCCTGGGTGCATGGCTGGATCAGTATTCTGAGGATTTCTGGAACCCTCCAGACCACGGATGCCTGCAGAGCCTCATATCCTACTTGCAACTTAACTTCTCTGGATCAGACTTGGAGAGACGAGCCCATAACCTGCTGGAACACTTCCAGCATCGGCAGCAGTCAGAGGTTGAGCTTGAAG GTGATCTATGTACCTGCCCCTTTGCCACACCAGAGGAGAGCAGCTTGGAGGATGAATTCTCACCCTCACACTTCATGTCCTTCAGTCCTGCCCTAGTCGCTGAGCAGTTAACAGTCATGGATGCG GAGCTGTTTAAGAGGGTTGTTCCCTACCATTGTTTGGGCGGCATATGGTCCCAGCGGGATAAGAAGGGCAAAGAGCACCTGGCACCCACCATCCGTGCCACTGTTGCTCAGTTCAACAGCGTGACCAACTGTGTGATTGCAACCTGCTTGGATAACAGGTCTCTCAGACCCTTTCAAAGAGCGAAGCGCATTGAACACTGGATAGAAGTGGCTAGG AAATGTCGTATCCTGAAGAGCTTCTCCTCTCTAAAAGCCATCCTGTCCGCCTTGCAGAGTAATGCCATCCACAGACTGAGGAGGACCTGGGATGATGTGTCCCG GGAAAGCTATCGCACTTTCCAAGAGCTGTCTGAAATCTTCTCAGATGACAATAATTACTCCCTCAGCAGAGAGCTTCTCATTAAG GAAGGCACCTCCAAATCTGCCATCGTCGAGATTAACCACAAAGGAACCCAGAGAAGACACCAGCAACAAAGAGACATG GGTGTCGTGCAAGGAACTATTCCATATCTTGGCACTTTTCTGACCGACCTAGTTATGTTGGATACTGCAATGAAAGACCAACTTGAG gttgGGCTGATCAACTTTGAGAAGAGAAGAAAG gAATTTGAAGTGATCGCTCAGATCAAGTTGTTGCAGCTGACCTGCAATTATTACAACTTCACCAGAAACCAGCGCTTTACTGACTGGTTCAAGAGAGTGGAGAAACTTACAGAGACTGAGAG CTACTCTATGTCCTGTGATATCGAGCCGCCTTCTGAGTCAGTGTGCAAGAAGAACGGGGGCATCATTAAACGCATGAGCGAGGAGTCGGGTTACAGCAGCGCAGGGACGTCCCACTCAAAGTCCTTTGAGCAACCACGATTAAGCCAGTTCAAAGACAGCTTCAAAGATGGAGCAGATTCCCTCAGCCTCACCTCAGTGGGATCCAGCGGCTCAGACGCAGAGGAGACGAGTCTCAGTCTGCTGAACTCCCCAGAATCAGGGAATCAGAGA GCATCCACACCAACTGTGAAACATTCTACATCAACTTCAGATACAGGGGAGCTTACGTCTGATTCCTCTTCCAAG CTCTGGGAGTCGTCCACCCCTTCATCTTTGGAGGCTTCTGTATCAGGCTTGGCTTTGGAGTCTGGCTGCAGCAGCTCCACCTCatcttcttcttcctcttcctcatcctcAGTGTCCTCCTCCTCTGGGCAGGCCTTCCACTTCCACAAACGGTCGGTCTCTGGTGTCTCTGACTACTCGTCTCTCTCCCTGCCGCTGTACAACCAGCAGGTGAACGACTGCTGCATCATCAGAGTCAGCCTTGACACGGACAACGGCAACATGTACAAGAGTATCCTG GTCACTAGCCAGGACAAAACCCCTGGTGTCATTAGGAAAGCCATGGCCAAGCACAACCTGGACAATGACAAGTCAGAAGACTATGAACTATTACAGAGGGTCTCAAAACATAAAG AACTCAGAATCCCAGATAATGGAAACGTTTTCTACGCCATGAACTCAACTGCCAACTACGACTTCTTGCTGAGGAAGCGCGGTGCCCCCAAAACCTGCCGCTCGAAGAGCTCCCCGAGCCTGACTCTACCACGCATGAAGCAGAAGGGGTTCAAAATACCCAAGGGCTTCTTCTGA
- the ralgds gene encoding ral guanine nucleotide dissociation stimulator isoform X2, giving the protein MVYITGIQSDALGVKPTSLDELFESSTWRIKNIWDGVKLEIAAGDGCPVVLNSFTHLDPDLPMLESSVQEIGEEVEDGAIYTITLRKVQLHQTASKGQRWLGVETDSALSLYETCKGRTIKAGTLEKLVEYMVSAFKGKDYTYVTIFLCTYRAFATTKQVLDLLLNRYAKLHDQPVSGKPKLSSEDHTELKNTVSSILGAWLDQYSEDFWNPPDHGCLQSLISYLQLNFSGSDLERRAHNLLEHFQHRQQSEVELEGDLCTCPFATPEESSLEDEFSPSHFMSFSPALVAEQLTVMDAELFKRVVPYHCLGGIWSQRDKKGKEHLAPTIRATVAQFNSVTNCVIATCLDNRSLRPFQRAKRIEHWIEVARKCRILKSFSSLKAILSALQSNAIHRLRRTWDDVSRESYRTFQELSEIFSDDNNYSLSRELLIKEGTSKSAIVEINHKGTQRRHQQQRDMGVVQGTIPYLGTFLTDLVMLDTAMKDQLEVGLINFEKRRKEFEVIAQIKLLQLTCNYYNFTRNQRFTDWFKRVEKLTETESYSMSCDIEPPSESVCKKNGGIIKRMSEESGYSSAGTSHSKSFEQPRLSQFKDSFKDGADSLSLTSVGSSGSDAEETSLSLLNSPESGNQRASTPTVKHSTSTSDTGELTSDSSSKLWESSTPSSLEASVSGLALESGCSSSTSSSSSSSSSSVSSSSGQAFHFHKRSVSGVSDYSSLSLPLYNQQVNDCCIIRVSLDTDNGNMYKSILVTSQDKTPGVIRKAMAKHNLDNDKSEDYELLQRVSKHKELRIPDNGNVFYAMNSTANYDFLLRKRGAPKTCRSKSSPSLTLPRMKQKGFKIPKGFF; this is encoded by the exons AGCTCAGTTCAGGAGATCGGAGAAGAGGTAGAGGACGGAGCCATCTATACCATCACGCTCCGAAAGGTTCAGCTCCACCAGACGGCCAGTAAGGGGCAGCGATGGCTGGGCGTGGAGACAGACTCCGCCCTCAGTTTGTACGAGACCTGCAAGGGTCGGACCATTAAGGCTGGCACGCTGGAGAAACTGGTGGAGTACATGGTTTCGGCTTTCAAAGGGAAGGACTATACATATGTCACTATTTTCCTCTGCACTTACCGAGCTTTCGCCACCACCAAACAAGTGCTGGACCTGCTGCTTAACAG GTATGCCAAACTGCACGATCAGCCAGTCTCAGGCAAGCCAAAACTCTCCTCAGAGGACCACACGGAACTTAAAAA TACTGTCTCATCTATCCTGGGTGCATGGCTGGATCAGTATTCTGAGGATTTCTGGAACCCTCCAGACCACGGATGCCTGCAGAGCCTCATATCCTACTTGCAACTTAACTTCTCTGGATCAGACTTGGAGAGACGAGCCCATAACCTGCTGGAACACTTCCAGCATCGGCAGCAGTCAGAGGTTGAGCTTGAAG GTGATCTATGTACCTGCCCCTTTGCCACACCAGAGGAGAGCAGCTTGGAGGATGAATTCTCACCCTCACACTTCATGTCCTTCAGTCCTGCCCTAGTCGCTGAGCAGTTAACAGTCATGGATGCG GAGCTGTTTAAGAGGGTTGTTCCCTACCATTGTTTGGGCGGCATATGGTCCCAGCGGGATAAGAAGGGCAAAGAGCACCTGGCACCCACCATCCGTGCCACTGTTGCTCAGTTCAACAGCGTGACCAACTGTGTGATTGCAACCTGCTTGGATAACAGGTCTCTCAGACCCTTTCAAAGAGCGAAGCGCATTGAACACTGGATAGAAGTGGCTAGG AAATGTCGTATCCTGAAGAGCTTCTCCTCTCTAAAAGCCATCCTGTCCGCCTTGCAGAGTAATGCCATCCACAGACTGAGGAGGACCTGGGATGATGTGTCCCG GGAAAGCTATCGCACTTTCCAAGAGCTGTCTGAAATCTTCTCAGATGACAATAATTACTCCCTCAGCAGAGAGCTTCTCATTAAG GAAGGCACCTCCAAATCTGCCATCGTCGAGATTAACCACAAAGGAACCCAGAGAAGACACCAGCAACAAAGAGACATG GGTGTCGTGCAAGGAACTATTCCATATCTTGGCACTTTTCTGACCGACCTAGTTATGTTGGATACTGCAATGAAAGACCAACTTGAG gttgGGCTGATCAACTTTGAGAAGAGAAGAAAG gAATTTGAAGTGATCGCTCAGATCAAGTTGTTGCAGCTGACCTGCAATTATTACAACTTCACCAGAAACCAGCGCTTTACTGACTGGTTCAAGAGAGTGGAGAAACTTACAGAGACTGAGAG CTACTCTATGTCCTGTGATATCGAGCCGCCTTCTGAGTCAGTGTGCAAGAAGAACGGGGGCATCATTAAACGCATGAGCGAGGAGTCGGGTTACAGCAGCGCAGGGACGTCCCACTCAAAGTCCTTTGAGCAACCACGATTAAGCCAGTTCAAAGACAGCTTCAAAGATGGAGCAGATTCCCTCAGCCTCACCTCAGTGGGATCCAGCGGCTCAGACGCAGAGGAGACGAGTCTCAGTCTGCTGAACTCCCCAGAATCAGGGAATCAGAGA GCATCCACACCAACTGTGAAACATTCTACATCAACTTCAGATACAGGGGAGCTTACGTCTGATTCCTCTTCCAAG CTCTGGGAGTCGTCCACCCCTTCATCTTTGGAGGCTTCTGTATCAGGCTTGGCTTTGGAGTCTGGCTGCAGCAGCTCCACCTCatcttcttcttcctcttcctcatcctcAGTGTCCTCCTCCTCTGGGCAGGCCTTCCACTTCCACAAACGGTCGGTCTCTGGTGTCTCTGACTACTCGTCTCTCTCCCTGCCGCTGTACAACCAGCAGGTGAACGACTGCTGCATCATCAGAGTCAGCCTTGACACGGACAACGGCAACATGTACAAGAGTATCCTG GTCACTAGCCAGGACAAAACCCCTGGTGTCATTAGGAAAGCCATGGCCAAGCACAACCTGGACAATGACAAGTCAGAAGACTATGAACTATTACAGAGGGTCTCAAAACATAAAG AACTCAGAATCCCAGATAATGGAAACGTTTTCTACGCCATGAACTCAACTGCCAACTACGACTTCTTGCTGAGGAAGCGCGGTGCCCCCAAAACCTGCCGCTCGAAGAGCTCCCCGAGCCTGACTCTACCACGCATGAAGCAGAAGGGGTTCAAAATACCCAAGGGCTTCTTCTGA
- the smarcb1a gene encoding SWI/SNF-related matrix-associated actin-dependent regulator of chromatin subfamily B member 1-A isoform X1, translating into MFSGTSRANVLWFNMALSKTYGQKPIKFQLEEDGEFYMIGSEVGNYLRMFRGSLYKRYPSLSRRLATVEERKKIVASSHDHGYTTLATSVTLLKASEVEEIFEGHDEKYKAVSISTEPPAYLREQKAKRNSQWVPTLPNSSHHLDAVPCSTTINRNRLGRDKKRTFPLCFDDHDPAVIHENATQPEILVPIRLDMEIDGQKLRDAFTWNMNEKLMTPEMFAEILCDDLDLSPLTFVPAIASAIRQQIESYPTDSILDEQMDQRVIIKLNIHVGNISLVDQFEWDMSEKENSPEKFALKLCSELGLGGEFVTTIAYSIRGQLSWHQRTYAFSENPLPTVEIAIRNTGDADQWCPLLETLTDAEMEKKIRDQDRNTRRMRRLANTAPAW; encoded by the exons ATGTTTAGCGGAACGAGTCGCGCTAATGTTCTATGGTTCAACATGGCTCTAAGCAAAACATACGGACAAAAACCTATTAAATTCCAACTGGAAGAGGATGGAGAATTTTACATGATTGGATCAGAG GTGGGAAATTACCTGCGTATGTTCAGAGGGTCTTTATATAAGCGCTACCCGTCACTCTCAAGAAGACTAGCGACAGTAGAGGAGAGAAAGAAGATAGTAGCATCATCTCACG ATCACGGTTACACCACTTTAGCCACCAGTGTGACGCTGCTGAAGGCCTCAGAAGTAGAAGAGATATTTGAGGGACATGACGAGAAGTACAAGGCTGTGTCAATCAGCACTGAACCTCCAGCCTATCTCAG GGAGCAGAAAGCCAAGAGAAACAGTCAGTGGGTTCCCACTCTTCCCAACAGTTCCCATCACTTAGATGCTGTGCCTTGCTCCACTACGATTAACCGCAACCGACTGGGCCGTGACAAAAAGAGGACATTCCCTCTCTG CTTTGATGATCACGACCCTGCTGTCATTCATGAGAATGCCACCCAGCCTGAGATCCTGGTGCCCATCCGACTGGACATGGAAATTGACGGGCAGAAACTGCGTGATGCTTTCACATGGAACATGAATG AAAAGCTAATGACTCCAGAGATGTTTGCTGAAATCCTTTGTGACGATCTGGACCTGAGCCCACTGACCTTTGTTCCAGCCATTGCCTCGGCCATCAGACAGCAGATAGAGTCCTACCCCACAGACAGCATACTGGATGAGCAGATGGACCAGAGAGTCATCATCAAG TTAAACATCCATGTTGGGAACATATCTCTGGTGGACCAGTTTGAATGGGACATGTCTGAGAAGGAGAACTCTCCTGAGAAGTTTGCTCTGAAGCTGTGCTCTGAACTGGGCCTGGGCGGAGAGTTTGTCACCACTATTGCATACAGCATACGTGGCCAGCTCAGCTGGCATCAGAGGACCTACGCTTTCAG TGAGAACCCTCTCCCCACGGTGGAGATTGCCATCCGAAACACAGGCGATGCTGACCAGTGGTGTCCACTGCTGGAGACGCTGACAGATGCTGAGATGGAGAAAAAGATCAGAGACCAGGACAGAAACACAAG GCGAATGAGACGACTCGCAAACACAGCCCCAGCATGGTGA